A window of Adhaeribacter arboris genomic DNA:
TAAGGCTTTTCTGCTTTTAATTAGGAACGTTCATCTGGTGAAATTATAATCTCTTAGCATTAGAAAAATTTCTAATAAACGGAAGATTAACTTATAGCCTATAATAATCCAGTACTTTCCAGTTGATACGTTTGTCCGGTTCGATGGAGAACCGCAGCAGCAGATAACCGCCATTGTGTCCATCTTCAAAGTAGGCCAGCACGTAGCGGTCGTTTAAAACTTTTACCTGCTGTATGGCCATCGTGCCGCCTAACGAACCTTTCGGTAATAACATATTCTGTTTGCTAATTAAATCCTCCCGTAAGTTAGTTTCCGGGCTGGTTAAGCCTTTTTCTTGTAAACGGGTTAAATCGTCAGTACTTAAAGCGCTTAAATTAGAACTAGCAATAGATTTTTCGCTGCTTCTTGAAGTGCTTGCGTTGTTGCTTTTCAGGGTATCTAATCTTTTTTGGTTATTGTAAATTAACCGGTCGCGGTCCAGAATGCGTTGGTTAGCTAAAGTTAATTCGGTTTGCGTAAGGGCGTATTTGCGGTAGAAAAAAAGCGCTAAAAACAAACCGAAAGCAATGAGTAAAATAAAAATCAGGTTTTTCATAAGAGAATATACCTCGTTCTTGATACTGCAAAATTTCCGATGGCTTCATTAGAATAAGTTGCTAAGGTAAATCAACTTGTTAAATAAGGTCATTAAAATTTTAAATAAAATTATTCTATTACTCTGTAAATAAACTTTTCTGTTCTTCAGAGCGAAACTATTTCGCTATCCAGCCCAAAAAGTTCTTCTTGAATGACAGAAAAAACGGAATACTGATAAAAGAGACCCGAAAACTTGCCGGGTTTTTAGAGTAACGGTGCTTATTGCTTTTAGACAGAAACCCGACGGGTTTGAGGAGCGCATTTTATTTAAATTGAATATTGAAAACCGTACGATGGTCGGCGATGGTTTCTAAAGAAAATGGAAAGCCGTGGTTCATGAGAATGTCGCGGATAAGCATTAAACCTATGCCCTGACCATTCTTTTTGGTACTGAAAAAAGGAGAAAACAGTTGTTGGCGGACTTCGGGAGGGATGCCGGGGCCATTATCTTCAATAAGTAAGGTGGGTGGTTGCGCTAGGGTTTTAATGGTAAGCCTCCCGTCCTGTTCCATGGCTTCAAAAGCATTCTTGATGATATTAATTATAATTTGTTCTAGCTGCTGTTCATCGGCCTGGATGTAAATAGGTTCGGCGGCTAAGTCCCAAACCCAGGCAATGTTGCGGTTTTCGGCGGCCGTACGCAATAAATAATACGCGTGGTGCAGCAATGCGTGTAAGTCCAGCGTTTGCTTTTGCGGTAGGGGCAAGCGCACCAGGCCGGCGAATTTACCCATAAAATTAGCGAGCTGCGTATTACGTTCGATGCACACCTGCAAGGCATTCTCGTAATCGGACTGCAGTTCGGTTTCCAGTTGCGGCGTGTAAAATTTAAAACTTTGCAATATAGAGTTAATGGCGCCAATAGAATTATTTACTTCGTGCGACATCATCCGGATAATTTTCTCGTAGGCTACTTTCTCCTGCCGGACTAATTCTTCGGTAAGTTCCTCAATCAAAATAAAATAGTGCGGGAATCCCCGGTCTACGAAATGCGCTTTCTGGGCTTTAAACAGCCGGATACCGTTTACATTAAAAACTTTTGGTTCGCCTTGGGTTAAATCAGCTAAATCAGTTCCCCATTGGTTAGGTAAAACCCAGAGCGGTTTAC
This region includes:
- a CDS encoding sensor histidine kinase yields the protein MTLRTKFILFAVLIHAVMALIAARLLTTDKIWFVGTEALIIVSIIVTVNIYRSFVRPLDLVSAGIESIRSKDFTVKFLPVGQREVDQLVEVYNSMIDQLRLERTLQAEKHFLLEQLLLASPSGIILLDFDGNIENINPSASQWLQVSLADIKGKPLWVLPNQWGTDLADLTQGEPKVFNVNGIRLFKAQKAHFVDRGFPHYFILIEELTEELVRQEKVAYEKIIRMMSHEVNNSIGAINSILQSFKFYTPQLETELQSDYENALQVCIERNTQLANFMGKFAGLVRLPLPQKQTLDLHALLHHAYYLLRTAAENRNIAWVWDLAAEPIYIQADEQQLEQIIINIIKNAFEAMEQDGRLTIKTLAQPPTLLIEDNGPGIPPEVRQQLFSPFFSTKKNGQGIGLMLIRDILMNHGFPFSLETIADHRTVFNIQFK